Proteins from a genomic interval of Flammeovirgaceae bacterium SG7u.111:
- a CDS encoding energy transducer TonB: MVEFLHSIGLLGVVGIFVFGVIGMIFLLRYLLKINGAKDIESIDYSDPLIKKVPSADINKYRPLIRNAGMIFSLALVLAAFEFPDYDEAELVDLGQLDDIAEEMMEVPPTEQKPPPPPKVQAPEIVEVPDEEEIEQEIEVNLDMEADEETIIQEVEVMVEEEPEEEETADQIFEIVEEGATPKGGVTKFLQWVGKNIKYPAQAKRMGVEGKVYVQFVVDTDGSLTDVNVIRGIGGGCDEEAVRIFEKAKKWSPGKQRGRAVKQRIVLPINFKLAK, translated from the coding sequence ATGGTAGAATTTCTCCACTCAATCGGTCTGCTAGGTGTAGTAGGTATTTTTGTGTTCGGGGTAATCGGAATGATCTTTCTTCTGCGCTATCTGTTGAAAATTAATGGGGCAAAGGATATAGAAAGTATAGATTATTCTGACCCGCTAATCAAGAAAGTGCCATCGGCAGACATTAATAAGTACCGCCCGCTTATCAGAAACGCAGGTATGATTTTCAGTCTTGCTTTGGTTCTTGCGGCATTTGAATTTCCAGATTATGATGAAGCTGAGCTGGTAGACCTTGGTCAACTAGACGACATTGCTGAGGAAATGATGGAAGTACCTCCAACTGAGCAAAAACCACCTCCACCACCAAAAGTTCAAGCTCCTGAAATTGTAGAGGTGCCTGACGAAGAAGAAATTGAGCAGGAGATAGAGGTTAACCTCGACATGGAAGCTGATGAAGAAACCATCATCCAGGAAGTAGAGGTAATGGTAGAAGAGGAGCCCGAAGAAGAGGAAACTGCTGACCAGATCTTCGAAATAGTAGAAGAGGGTGCAACTCCAAAAGGTGGTGTTACTAAATTCTTACAGTGGGTTGGTAAAAATATCAAATATCCTGCACAAGCGAAAAGAATGGGTGTAGAAGGGAAAGTATATGTGCAGTTTGTGGTTGATACCGATGGCTCGCTTACTGATGTGAATGTGATTAGAGGTATAGGCGGTGGCTGTGACGAAGAAGCTGTTAGGATTTTCGAGAAAGCGAAGAAATGGTCTCCAGGTAAGCAACGTGGTAGAGCTGTTAAGCAAAGAATTGTATTGCCAATCAACTTTAAGTTGGCGAAATAA
- a CDS encoding DMT family transporter, protein MIFTKGVWYMFGAVFFFSCMGLLVKLAQHIPAVEVVFFRSLISLVMSVTMLKVQKVSIWGNNKKYLILRGVAGAIALILYFITLQAIPLASAVMLGFIAPVFATLLGVFIVKEKVYKLQWVFFLLAFVGIFLVEGFDPRVKWIYILFGLIASFSSGLAHNFIRKLKTSEHPLVIIFYFPLITLPLTGLYCLFFEWKTPMGWDWLLLLGIGLLTQIAQYLMTKSLQIEALSKVVIIRYTSIVFALSFGYIFFEETYGWVAYIGMMLSILGVALNLWYRQFRLNKVSKTSLAG, encoded by the coding sequence GTGATATTTACAAAAGGTGTTTGGTATATGTTTGGGGCAGTGTTTTTCTTTAGCTGCATGGGGTTGCTGGTAAAGCTTGCCCAACACATTCCTGCCGTAGAGGTAGTGTTTTTCCGTTCTCTTATATCCTTGGTTATGAGTGTTACGATGCTCAAAGTGCAAAAGGTCTCTATTTGGGGGAATAATAAAAAGTATTTGATCTTGAGAGGAGTGGCAGGTGCTATCGCGCTCATTCTTTACTTTATCACGTTGCAAGCCATTCCTTTGGCAAGTGCCGTTATGCTCGGGTTTATTGCCCCTGTTTTCGCCACTTTGCTGGGAGTCTTTATTGTAAAAGAGAAGGTGTACAAACTCCAATGGGTATTTTTCCTATTGGCATTTGTAGGGATTTTCTTGGTAGAAGGCTTTGACCCAAGGGTAAAATGGATTTATATTTTATTTGGTTTGATAGCGTCATTTTCCTCAGGGTTGGCGCATAATTTCATTAGAAAGCTCAAAACTTCGGAACATCCTCTTGTAATTATTTTTTATTTCCCGCTCATTACCCTACCTCTTACAGGTCTGTACTGCCTCTTTTTTGAGTGGAAAACTCCTATGGGTTGGGATTGGCTTTTGTTGCTTGGTATAGGCTTGCTCACGCAAATAGCCCAGTACCTCATGACCAAATCGCTGCAAATAGAAGCCCTGTCCAAAGTGGTGATCATCCGTTATACAAGTATCGTTTTTGCCCTCAGCTTTGGCTATATCTTTTTTGAAGAAACCTATGGTTGGGTAGCTTATATCGGTATGATGCTTTCAATTTTAGGTGTGG
- a CDS encoding T9SS type A sorting domain-containing protein: MKSIGTIIFLLFTTSMYGQSVYLQRSAVGMAGFSGKTTSSQQRLYIQQSIGQKGVIGTAMLGKKAIFQGFLQPFSPRATSLSAGTPNSSLIVYPNPFEGTLTVETTFDTSSAAVIKVYNILGNIIYTHNYAHNGPLDLELNHLPAGQYILHLHSNSSLFIHKIQKK, encoded by the coding sequence ATGAAATCTATCGGCACGATCATATTCTTGTTGTTTACGACCAGTATGTACGGCCAATCAGTTTACCTTCAAAGGTCTGCTGTGGGCATGGCAGGCTTTTCTGGCAAAACTACCTCAAGCCAGCAGCGCCTTTACATACAACAAAGTATAGGTCAAAAAGGAGTGATTGGAACAGCCATGCTTGGTAAAAAGGCAATTTTTCAAGGTTTTTTACAACCTTTCAGTCCAAGAGCTACTTCTTTATCAGCCGGAACGCCCAATTCATCCCTAATAGTTTACCCCAACCCATTTGAAGGAACACTCACGGTCGAAACCACATTTGATACCTCTTCAGCAGCCGTGATAAAAGTCTATAACATACTTGGAAACATAATTTACACACATAACTATGCCCATAACGGACCCCTAGATTTAGAATTAAACCATCTGCCTGCAGGGCAGTACATCCTCCACCTACACAGTAATTCCAGTCTTTTTATTCATAAAATACAAAAGAAGTAG